The segment GCTAATTCATCCTGGGGGCGTGACCAGTTTTGATGGCAGACCTGCTTCCAGCAATTTTCTTTAATCTGATGCAAAAGATCGTAGATACTTGAGTTGCGCTGAACATAacttgcgcttaaaattccgcaatcttttgcaCCGGTTACGCCGATTTCCAGGCCATCATGTTCATCAAACTAAATACAAAATTAATGTATACCAATATATTTGGATCGAAGAAACTTCTAGGTATAAATTAGTTATCAATAACTTTACCACTAATCAAGCCTCTGATTTTGATAATGGTCGTTAGGGATGGGGATGTGAACCTGTTCTCTTGCAgataaacacttgcatttatatagcgtctttcacgatcactggatgttccaaagcactttacagccaatgaagtagtttttgaagtgaTGTCCAGcattgtggtaatgaccagataatctgttttagtgatgttgattgagggaaaactcacctgctcttcttcaaaatagtgccatgggatcttttatgaccccGAGGTcgcagatggggctttggtttaatgtctcatccgagagacggcacctccagcagtgcagcactctctcagtactgcactgaagcatcagtctacatttttgtgctcaagtctctcgagtgggacttgaaccgacaaccttgtgactcaggcgagagtgctaccaactgagccacagctgacattatcaGAGAGTGGTTTAGTACAAAACTTATGCCAAAGGTTTTCCACTCAGATTTGTCACTGTTATAACTACAGGCATTTCATATCAATTCACTGttttattttagaaacatagaaaataggagcaggagtaggccattcggcccttcaagcctgcacgaccattcaatgagttcatggctgaacatgcaacttcagtaccccattcctgctttctcgccatatcccttgatccccctagtattaaggactacatctaactcctttttgaatatatttagtaaattggcctcaacaactttctgtggtaggttcaccactctctgggtgaagaagtttctcctcatctcggtcctaaatgccttaccccttacccttagactgtgacccctggttctggacttccccaaaattgggaacattcttcctgcatctaacctgtctaaacccatcagaattttaaacgtttctatgagatccccactcattcttctgaactccagtgaatacaagcccaattgatccagtctttcttgatatgtcagtcccaccatcccgggaatcagtctggtgaaccttcgctgcactccctcaatagcaagaatgtccttcctcaagttaggagaccaaaactgtacacaatactccaggtgtggcctcaccaaggccctgtacaactgtagtaacacctccctgcccctgtactcaaatcccctcactatgaaggccaacatgccatttgctttcttaaccgcctgctgtacctgcatgccatccttcaatgactgatgcaccatgacacccaggtctctttgcacctccccttttcctaatctgtcaccattcagataatagtctgtctctctgtttttaaccaccaaagtggataacttcacatttatccacattatacttcatctgccatgcatttgcacactcacctaacctatccaagtcactctgcagcctcatagcatcctcctcgcagctcacactgccaaccaacttagtgtcatctgcaaatttggagatactacatttaatcccctcgtctaaatcattaatgtacaatgtaaacagctggggtcccagcacagaaccttgcggtagcccactagtcactgcctaccattctgaaaagtacccatttactcctactctttgcttcctgtctgctaaccagttctcaatccacatcagcacactacccccaatcccatgtgctttaactttgcacattaatctcttgtgtgggaccttgttgaaagccttcggaaagtccaaatataccacatcaactggctctcccttgtccactctactggaaacatcctcaaaagtttTTTCTTCGGGTGTTGGATTTGCTGCCAAGGCCAGTATTTGTTACGCATCCCTAGTTgacctcgagaaagtggtggtggaccGCCTTCCTAGGCCGCTACAGTctatgtggtgaaagtactcccacagtgctgtttagatagggagctccaggattttaacccagcaatgatgaaggaatagcAAGTGAtacattttcaagtcaggatgatgtgtgactgggaggggaacatggaagtgatggtgttgccatgtttctgctgcccttgcccttcccgGTAATGGAGGTCACATGTTTAAGAGTTGTTGAAGTACATCATAGAATCGTATAGCACAGaacgccattcggtccatcgtgccagtgctggctctttgaaagagcttttaaattagtcccactcccctgctctttccgcatagcgctgcaaatttttccttttcaactatacatctaattccctttgcaatcagcttccatcacccttttaggcagtgcattcagaGCATCATAACTCATTGCATCAAAAAATTCTCATCtgccctctggttcctttgccaattatcttaaatctgcacCCTTTGGttgcctgccagtggaaacagtttctcctattACTCTATCAAATATCCCATGAACGTTTTCTGCTCTAAGGAAAGCAATCCCAGCATCTCTAGTAAATCGCCGTAGCACCCtctgcaaggccttgacatccttcctaaagcgtgcagcccagaattggtcacaatattgCAGCTAAGGCccagccagtgatttataaaggttgagcataattccttgcttttgtagtctatgcctctatttataaagccaaggatgctATATGCTTTCTGAACAGCTTTATCAATTTGTCCTACCACCGTCAATGATTTGTGTATGTAAATCCTGTAGctagtacacattgcagccacaatgcaccagtggtggagggatttTATGTTTAAGATAGGGAATGAGATGCTAATCAAGCAAACTAAGTTGAACTAGATAAGTGTCAGGCTTCTTGAGTGGTGTTCCAGaagtacccatccaggcaagtggaatgtattccatcacactcgtgaCTTGTGCATTGTAGGTGGTAGAGAGGTTTTGAGGAGGTAGGTGAGCCACTCACTGCTGAATACCCATCctttgacctgctctagtagccatggtATTTTTGTGATTCTTGAGTtggatttctggtcaatggtgacccccaggatgttcatAGTGGAGgccttggcaatggtaatgccacttAATCTAAAGGAGAGATGGTCATTGCCCAAATGGTGTATGTGgctcaagcctggatgttgtccagatcttgctgcacacgggcgtgaactgcttcattatttgacgaATAGCCAATAGAACGGAAAACTGTGCAACTCCACTTCTGACCCCATGATGGAggaaatgtcattgatgaagcagctgaagatagatcAGCCAAAAACACTACCTTGAGGAACTCCTGGAATGATACACAAGTTACAGAAGAAAGTGCTTTTACTGTTCAACAAACGAAACCATAACTTTGCAATAAAATATTTGCAAAACACCCAGTACCATGGATTTCATTTTCAGTCTTTCAATTGGCAGAAGGAAAAACTAAAAACGTGACAAATGAATAATCAGAGGTAGTTTCACACCAAGTACTTCTAAACAAAATATATATTGAGGTTTCATTTCAAATGAACAAAACTTCACCTTAGCATCAATAAAATAAAAGCGATCTTACCCAAGTATTCCATTAACTGTTCCGCTGTTATAATTTCCATCATAGGTGGTAGTTTAATCTataataaaaatgtgtatttaaaaatCAGATTTtatgcaacaacttacatttatatagccccttcaacatagtaaaacatttcaaagtgcttcacaggggcgtaatcagacaaaaattgactccgagacaaaggagatattaggacagttcatagaaatttacagtatggaaggaggccaccGTGTCTTCGCCggttgaccaagagctatccagtctaaccccactttccagctcttggtccgtagccttgtaggtagtCAGAAATAGGCTTCAAGGAGCATTTTAAAAGtctggccccttgtgcatccccccacttccttcgcccaCTATTGTCAGCCGTGCTTTCGGCCCTctgggccccaagctgtggaattccctcaccTCGGAGCATTGTAGtgtggaagaggttgcagagatagtgaagGGGGATGTCATGCTGTGATGtgaacacaaggatgaggattttaaaatcgaagcattggTGGACTAGCGCCAATGcatgtcagcaagcacaggggtgctgCAAGCTAAATTGGTATCACCATATATTACAAAGAGCACATTTTACATCTGTTAAAATGTATTAATAGTTTTTAATATACCTTGCATGCTAAAAGAAGAACGTTCATAATTGCGAGCAATGGACAAGGGCCATTTTCATTCTGTGTAATAATAGGCGTGTTTTCGGTTTTCCATTTGATCCACTTAATGTGATAGACCGACTGTCCGGGGAATCTTTCCTTGGAACTAGATGGCTTGGCAACACCATCCTTGTTGTTATACTCCTCACTCTGCAAAGCAAGAGCCAGAGCCCGGTCTTCAGCCCCCTCACTGTTCAAATCCGAGCTAGGACAGGAGTTCAGATTAGAAAAAGACTCGAGGGAGTCGATGCTTTGCGATTCGCCAGGTAGGCTTTGCTCACTGGCACTCTGATTCTGGTCACACTCGGGAGTTTGACTTGGGCTGCCTTCCTCCTGCGCCTTCCCGTCCGTGTGCGTtgtcggcggcggcggcggcggctgtTGCTGCTGAGCGAGGCCGGGCAGCGCGCCTTTCCCCAGCCCGCTTTCAGCCTCCTTGCCCAACTCGCCCATCTTGTTTACCAAGTTTTGCTGGGCGCCGTCCCTCACTTTCTCTCGCCCGGCAGGCAcgccttcctccccctcctcctcttcctctgcttctcGCACGCGTGTTGCGGTGTTTGGACATCGAATATCTCCCAGGGCAACGGCGGCGGGGGCCACGCCGTCAGCCTGGCCGGCCGGGCAGCCCGAAGCCCCTCTCCCCGGGCTGCTCGAGCCTTTCAGCCGCTCGCCCCCCGGAATCCTCGGCCCAGCCTCGGCTAACTCGGCGGCCACGCCGCCTCGCTCGACGTCGTCATTGCTTTCCATGTGTTTGAGGCGAGctgtgggtgtttgggggggggggggaatggggggaagagggagggaaaggagaggaggaaaatttaaaggtgtttacatggaagaGGCGTCCAGCCGCTGACAGGCAGCCGCCATGACACCGCCAGCAGCTCGTGACGTCAGACGTCGGCCTAGGGACGCACGCGCGCCGGGAGCCCCACCTTCAAGGTGCACAAGACCACTTGCACATCACTGCAAACAATCCCGTGTTTTTGCGCAAAAGAggcatctccatttaaataaaattgCATGAAATACCATGCACCAAGAGGTTACAGTCTATACCAGTGTTTTGTTGCTTCGATCGCAAGAGTTATCTTCCCAAAGAAGCCCTCTGCAAACTACAGGAAACACCAAAGAAAAGGGGTTTGCAAAATCAGTTTTTCAGAACAGGGGCAAAATAAGTTGTTTTTCTTCAGAGAGCGTTGCTGATTGCTATTCCTGGTGATGCACAAGATCACAGTGCGCTTGCTTAATCCAACAAGGAAAACAAAGGATCATTATCTTGCAGGAAATTGGGATTGGTGGTTGTAAGCATGCGCCCTGGAAACCCTGCTTACTTTCTTAAAGAGGTATTAACTATAAACTGCTGTTATCCTTGTACATTTAAAAAGTAGTGGTGGTACCAAGTTTCGCTGATTTTGGTGATATTCAATAATTGGAGCTATTAGAAACATCTAATTTCATTGAATTTCATTGAAGTCATGGCTCAGTAGtaatactcttgcctctgagtcagaaggttgtgggttctaagtcccactccagagaattgaacacCTAATcccagctgacacttcagtgccatcttccgatgagacattaaaccaaggcctgttttccctctcaagtggacgtaagagatcccatggcactattttgaagaagagcaggggagttcctggccaatatttatccctcaaccatcattaaaattaattatctggtcattaatctcattgctgtttgtaggaccttgctgtgtgcaaattggctgccgcgtttcgtacattatataaaaacataagaattaggagcaggagtaggccattcagcccctcgagtctgctccaccaatcAGATCtcagctgatctacctcaactccactttcctgcactatctccatttccactgattcccttaatatccaaaaatctattgatctctgtcttaaatatactcaaagacagctctccggggtagagaattccaaagattaaccaccctctgtgtgaagaagtttctcctcatctcagtcctaaatgacctaccctttattctgagactgtaacccctggttctagacttcccaaccagagggaacatcctccctgcatctaccctgtcaagccctgtaagaattttgtatgtttcaatgagatcacctctcattcttctaaactctagagaatatggttacaacagtgactacagttcaaaagtacataatggttgtaaagcactttgggtcatcctgaggtcatgaaaggtgctatataaatgcaagtctttcttctctttTAGTTCAATGGATGTTATGTCATCTTTGGTTTGGATCCAGCCCAGACTCATGGGATGAAATTTTCTTCTTTCTGCTGGCTGTATACGTCTAATATAAAATCAATCATAACTCGGTTCCTACTGAGTGTCGACCTACTTGATAGAATTGCTCACAATTTGGCACAAGGGTTAGCACTAAATTACATTTTCACTCAGATTAGGGTGACTGGTGTATGAAGTGGAAAAATTCAATTGATACAGTAAGGGTTGCTTTTCTGAGGCTACGGTTATGCCTATTCTTTGGCCAAAGCAATCTGCGTTTTTCTGTTTCTCTGGCCATGCTATTACTAACTTGTTCatgcttgatgctgacacagggTGAAAAAAGTGGAAAAAAATGTACCATTCATTCACTGTTATCCTTCAACTGATAGCCATAATTTAAAAATTACCAAAATGTGGAAAAAAACACTATGTAATTGTATTGTTTGTGGTGAATACAATAATATATATAACATTCAGTAATTGCCGTGCTAAAATTGACCCACTATCATTGTTAAAAAATTATTTGGCATTTTAAAATGATTTTGAATAAGGATAGAATTGTTTCACCTTGTCAAATAATCTCACAGTAATTAGTGTTGAAATTGAACTTCTCTGCAGCACAGATGAAAAATAAGCAATCCCTACTCCCAAAAAGCTCCTTAAAGAGCATTCCATAATTATCATCTCTTTCACAAAAGGATTCTTATTTATCTTGTCCAAAAAATAAATGCAATGGACATAAATAACAATGCATTTAGATATGTAAAACACAGTACATGTCCCTTCAGTGTACATCAGAAGAATTTACATACAATAGCTTTGCTCCAATGTGCTGTGTGATAGGATGAGAATTTGTGCACGCAATCTCCCAAATGATGAATTTCCATTTTCAGCAATGCCATCTGGAGAGCTGATAAGCAAAGGATTGATGTTTCCCAATAAGGAAAATGCAAACATCAGAGGATGTTATCCCAAACTGCAGTCATGCATCTCCCCGTGTCTAACTCAAGAATGGCATTGGCAGTGACCTGAGAACAGATCACCTGCACAGCttactgcctggggaactgtgcatGGGACGAGAAGTGACTATAGGAAAGTACATTCAAAATCAAGTCTAGCCAGACATACACAAATGCTTCTTGGTGTTTACATCTATTACAAACATTGCTGTAATATGTGTTTACGTGTTGACCAAACATTTGAAAATCCCAATGACAAATGTCAACAGTGTTTACAATAACTTTGAGAGCAGTAAAAAAAACTTTACTTTAGCAAGTAAGTTGTAAACTGGTTAAAAGTAACAGAAAGTAATGGACCATTGCAGGAAGCACTTTGAATAATGTTGATGGAATTTTGCATTTTCTATTCTTTATTTGTATGAAATAAAATTGTTTTCCTTGGTCAGTTGTTTTCGCTGGTAGGTCAGAACTCCACATTGTTTTAATTCCTGTTGTCCACATTTTTCAATCTTTTGCTCATTCCCATCAGTATTGCTTTCCTAGTCAAAGGTGTCTCTTTCATTTTTAGTCTACCTCTAAATCTTAAGTTTATATCAGTTTATATTTTAACTGACTTTTCAAAGGGCTCATTAATGACCTTGCAGCATTTAGCAAGGATTTTTACAGAAACTGCAGGAAAATGTTGGAAAGGTTAAATTGTTTTCAATGTACTAGGTGACCTTGGTGATGGTGGACTTCAACCCCACCCCCACAAGGATGTGGAGGCCAATCATCGCACCCTAATTGTTGCCTGGCTGCCATTAACTAACTCAGCACAGTTGAATGTTTGAAGCTGGGATATTTTGTTCAGCTTCAAACCACACCACACGAGCATTTACCCATAAAGCCAGCCACAGAACTGGTAAACATGAAGTTAACAATAGTTAATAAAAAGTTGTAATACTGATTGTGGCAAATTATCGTGAGAACATTCATCAGCTACAATGCCCTTCAAATTACACCAAGGGATACCAGAAGAGGAATGTTTAATGTGTTCATATGAAATTCCTTCCTCTACTATTGTAATCGAAGTGTTaatcaacaacaccaacaacaacttgtatttatatagctcctttaacataaaatgtcccaaggctcttcgcaggagcattacaaaacaaaatttaacacgagccacgtaaggagaaattagggcggatgaccaatagcttggtcaaagaggtaggttttaaggagcgtcaaaatgaggaaagaggggtggagaggtttagggagggagttctagagctttattttaaatgggttctgAGGCTAGCGAATTAGTGGTGTTCATTCATGATCAATAAAAACCTTCAACTTATGAGCGTAATATTGATGAGTGGGTCACGTTAGTCTTTTAATTAAGTAAAAAAAGACTGTTAACTCATGGTCATTTTTGACATAGTTGTTTAATTTTGTAGATTAGATGCAAATCCAATTTATCCAAAGTTCAGTTGTGCCCTGTTGCTATTCCACCAAGTAgagaaaataaaaacaaaaatcatTAGTCTGACATGCAATATCTAATTTCTGTCTGATAAGGAATACATGTTGTCCCTAGTGGCAGAAACGGAATATAGTAATAGTACAAAACAGAGTAAATGTTTGTAGTTTTCCAATGGACCTAACATTTTGTCACTGCAAACCCTTGGCCAGTAAGCCCTGAAATAATTCTTCAAACCTCATGTTAGTGACATTGACAATCCTAGTTTTGAGACAGATTTAAAAGGAGTATTTATAAGTGTCTTAcagaaaaaaaagttttaaaaatgtcATTCCATATGTCGGATTCATGTGTACATGAACCTATGTCCAGGGTATTCAAAATCATTATGGATTTGAACAAACTAAAAATGTGTAATAGATTTTATCTTTTAATTGTTCAAAAGTATTAATCTTTTGAATATTGTAGTGGATGTATTGGACACCTCAGAATATGACTATAATTCCGTACTTCAAAACCAATATACTTTGTCTTTACAGTTGTGAAGCTATCCAAAAGGTAATGAGAATCATAGTATCTCTCATGAATATTGCTTTGCTGGATATTCCAGAATTTGTGACATGTTTCAGGCAAAGTTATCTTACATATTGTAGCATATAATAATAGTATTCATTCTCTGAATCTGTACACTGCATTAGCACAGATGATTTGTACCCATTCTTTTATAAATACAAAGTAATAATTACCACAAACACATTTCAAAGTTTATAATGtaattttaaatatatgtattTTGGAAACTG is part of the Pristiophorus japonicus isolate sPriJap1 unplaced genomic scaffold, sPriJap1.hap1 HAP1_SCAFFOLD_1095, whole genome shotgun sequence genome and harbors:
- the LOC139241504 gene encoding ubiquitin carboxyl-terminal hydrolase MINDY-2-like, with the protein product MESNDDVERGGVAAELAEAGPRIPGGERLKGSSSPGRGASGCPAGQADGVAPAAVALGDIRCPNTATRVREAEEEEEGEEGVPAGREKVRDGAQQNLVNKMGELGKEAESGLGKGALPGLAQQQQPPPPPPTTHTDGKAQEEGSPSQTPECDQNQSASEQSLPGESQSIDSLESFSNLNSCPSSDLNSEGAEDRALALALQSEEYNNKDGVAKPSSSKERFPGQSVYHIKWIKWKTENTPIITQNENGPCPLLAIMNVLLLACKIKLPPMMEIITAEQLMEYLGDYILDAKPKEITDAQRLNYEQNMSDAMAILHKLQTGLDVNVKFTGVRVFEYTPECIVFDLLDIALYHGWLVDPQNAEVAKAVGMCSYNQLVEKIIFCKQSENSELVSEGYVAEQFLNSTATQLTYHGLCELISTVEEGELCVFFRNNHFSTMTKHK